GCAACATCTTATATTTGAGTATATTAAACGATACACCTTATTAGAAACAATTGAATTGATCAAGTCCAACATCTGGGTGAATGAATCCCTAGAAATTGGATTTTTATGATGAATTCACATATGTTCATTATATATTAAAATTTAGTAACGTCTTCATTGATTGAAGTTCCTATATGCTGTCCTTCACATATTTTTTTCATTGCTTCATGTTTATCAAAATTAAATACATGAACTGGGAGCTTATGATCTCTTGCTAATAATAAAGCAGATTGATCCATAACTTTTATATTATTTGTAATTATATCGTTGTAGTTTAAGTTTCTGTACATTCGTGCCTCTTTGTTAAGATTCGGGTCGCAAGTAAAAACCCCATCTACGCCTTGCTTAGCAACTAATATGGCATCACAATTCGTTTCAACTGCACGTTGCACACTTGGATAATCAGTAGTGACAAAAGGTTGTCCATTTCCTCCTCCAAAAATAACTATATACCCTTTTTTGAGATGTTGAATCGCTTTTAAACGAATAAAAGGCTCTGCTACAGCTGTAATTGGAATAGAGGTCATAACACGGACTTCTTTTTTAGTTTTGCTCTTTAATACACCTCTTAACATTAAACTATTGATTATTGTTCCTAGCGTACCAATATTGTCTGCTTCTACTTTATCTATTCCCCATGCAGAAGCCAAATTTCCTCTGAATATGTTCCCACCACCAACAACGATACATACTTCAATTCCATTTTCTGAAATAGCTAGTATTTCATTAACTATATGTTCTAAACGATCTGGTCCAAAATTATTTCCATTCTGATCTGCAAGTGCTCCACCGCTTAATTTTACTAATACTCGTTTATACAAATTCATCACTCCTTCAATAATATAAAAAAAGAACTAAAGATCGTTAACAATCTTTAGTTCTTTTTTTATAAGATGGAGAAGAAAAAGCGATAATTATTGTTTTATTCTTAAATAAAAATAACCTCATATTCAGCCCCACCTATCATCTGCATTCAAAATATTCTGTTTGTTAGTTTATATAAATAGTAAGGAATGGTCAAGCTTTTTTTCTGTTATAATCATTGATCAATAAAGTTACTTGACAATTTTTTTTTGAAATGTCAAAGTAATGGGGTAGATAAGGAGGATTAAACGTTATGAACAACGATCAAATCAACAGAATTAATGAGTTAGCTAGAAAGAAGAAAACAGTTGGCTTGAATGCACAAGAGGTTGAAGAACAGAAAAAGTTACGTCAGGAATATTTAAAATCCTTTAGGAAAAACTTTAGAGCACAATTAGATAATATAGAAATTGTTGATGAATAAACTAAAAAAAATATTCAATTTCTATACTATATAACTTACAACAGAGTAACTCATTCTCTGTAACATAAATTTTTTATATGTTAGAACAAGATCGACTGTAGATCTTGTTCTTTTCATATCACCAGGTTTGCGATAAAATAGTTAAAAAAATGAATAAATATTCATTGTTATACAGAGGAGGACAAGTATGGAACATCGTATACTCGGGAAAAGTGGTTTAGCTGTTTCCAAATTATGTTTAGGTACAATGACTTTCGGGAATACAACGAGTGAAAAAGATTCGATTGATATGATACACCGTTTTTTAGATAGAGGGGGGAATTTTTTAGATACTGCAGATGTATATGTACAAGGAAAATCTGAAGAAATTGTTGGTAAAGCCATTAAAGATCGACGTTCTGAAGTGGTGTTGGCAACTAAAGTAAGATTCCAGACAGGCAAAGATTTGAATAGTGCAGGATTATCTCGAAAACACGTTATGGATGGTGTTGAAGCTAGTTTAAAACGATTAAATACAGATTATATCGATCTATACCAAGTACATGTATGGGATGAGTTCACACCTGTAGAAGAAACGTTAAGGGCTTTAGATGACATAGTAAGTTCTGGTAAAGTAAGGTACATAGGATGTTCCAATTTTTTAGCGTGGCAATTAATGAAATCCTTATGTTATAGTGATTTTAATAAATTTGTTAGATATATATCCATTCAGCCTCAATATAGTCTTGTAAGCAGAGAAATGGATCGAGAAGTTTTACCTTTGTGTATTGAAGAAAATGTTGGTGTAATGCCTTGGGCTGCAATTGGAAGTGGTTTTTTATCAGGAAAATATTCTAAAGGTGTACAACCTACTGAGGGAAGACTTCATAAAGCAATGGGCGAATCTTCTTGGGAAAATCGAAATACTGAAAAAAATTGGGAGATACTCAATACTGTAATGGAAATTGGTGAGCAGAGGGGAGTAACTCCTTCACAAGTAGCTTTAAATTGGCTGCTTGATAAAAAGGGCATCACTTCACCCATTTTGGGTGCAAATACATTAGATCAATTTGAAGAAAATATGGGAACGTTAGAGTGGAATTTAACCACAGAGGAATGGAATAAACTTGATGAGGTCAGTGCTCTTCCTGATGAATATCCAAACCGATTTATAAACAAGTTTAAACGAACACTTAACGTTTAAAACATTTAAATATATAGCTAGCTTGAATAATAAAAGCAATTTTTAATTCATTATAAATTAAATATTTTACTGGAAATGAGTGAGAACATGAGTATTAAAGCCATTATTTTTGATCTAGATGATACCTTGCTTTGGGATGAACGTTGTGTAAAAGAAGCTTTTGAGGTTACTTGTCAATCAGTGGAACAACATTACCGTATAGACCCTGTGAAATTAGAGGAGGCTGTTCGTCAAGAAGCTAGGGCCTTGTATGAAACGTTTGAAACGTTTGAATTCAGTAAGAATATTGGTATCAATCCTTTTGAAGCTTTATGGGGAAATTTTAACGATGAAAATGAACATTTCAGTCTATTAAAAAAAATAGCACCTGAGTATCGTAAAGAAGCTTGGACAAGAGGATTAAAAGTGATGGGAATTGATGACCTTCAATTAGGTCAAACACTAAGTGAATTATTCCCAAGTGAAAGAAGATCAAGATCTTATGTATATGATGAGACATATCCTACAATAGATAAATTAAAGGAAAAATATAAGCTGATGTTATTAACGAACGGATCTCCAGATATTCAAAATGAAAAATTAGCTGCTATGCCAAAATTAATGCCATATATGGATCAAGTGATGATATCTGGTAGTTTTGGTCAAGGAAAACCATCACCTGCTATATTTGAACATGCAATGAAGCTTTTGGGAATTGAACCACATGAAGGGATCATGGTAGGAGATAACCTTAACACTGACATTAAAGGTGCTCTTAGCGTAGGGATGAGATGTGTATGGATTAATCGTAATAACATAAAATCTTCAGGTGAAATTAAACCTGACTTTGAAATTAAAGAATTAAATGAATTGCATGGCATTATCCAATCCATTAATACTAAAGTATCCTCTTAAACAATTAATGATGTTTATATCAATTAAACAAACCTCGCCATACACCTGACTCTGTTAGTTGTATGGCGTATTTCTTTATTTAATTCACTTATCCATCATCGATATATGTTATAATAAATTGTTTGCTTAGGATATTATTGATACGTATACATTTAATATAGATGTAATTTTATTAAGTTAGGAGTTAGAATATCGTGAGTCTTTTAACTGTAGAAGATTTAAGTCATACGTTTGGAGATCGGGTTTTATTTAAAAATGTGTCATTTAGATTACTGCCAGGTGAACATGTTGGGCTTGTAGGAGCAAATGGAGTCGGAAAATCTACATTGATGAACATATTAACAGGACAAGTTTTAAAAGATACAGGTAAAGTAGAGTGGACACCTAAGGTGAATTATGGATACTTAGATCAGCATACAAAATTAACACCTGGGAAAACAATGAGAGAAGTGCTTAAAGATGCTTTTTTACCTTTATTGGAAGAAGAAAGAAAGTTGAATGAAATCACAGGGGAGATGGCTGAGGCTTCACCAGAAAGATTGGAGCAGCTATTAGAAGAAATGGGTGAGATTCAGGATCGTTTAGAAAACAGTGGATTTTATTTATTGGATAATAAAGTTGAAGAAATGGCAAATGGTTTAGGATTAGCCGCCATTGGATTGGATCGTGATGTTTCTGAATTAAGTGGTGGACAGAGGACAAAAGTCTTGTTGGCAAAGTTACTGTTAGAGCAACCCACTGTACTATTATTAGATGAACCTACAAACTATTTGGATACAGAACACATAGATTGGTTAACGAATTATTTACGTGAATATCCATCAGCATTTATGCTCATTTCTCATGATACGGAGTTTATGAATAAAGTAGTGGGCGTGATCTATCATTTGGAATTTACAAAACTAACAAGATATACTGCTAATTATGAAAAGTTTTTACAAATGGCTGATTTAAATAAAAACCAACATATTGATGCTTATGAAAAACAGCAGGAATTCATTAAAAAACAAGAGGATTTTATTCAACGAAATAAAGCAAGGTACTCTACATCTGGAAGAGCAAAAAGTAGACAAAAACAATTGAATCGACTTGAAAGAATAGATCGTCCTGAAGTTGCAATGAAGCCCACTTTTGTGTTTAAAGAAGGACGGGCAAGTGGGAAAATTGTTTTTGAAGCTGAAGGAATGCAAATTGGGTATGATAGACCATTACTACCTGAAATGAACATGCTGATAGAACGTAAGGATAAGATTGCCATTGTTGGCTGTAACGGTGTAGGAAAATCCACTCTTTTAAAAACAATGTTAGGACTTATTAAACCTTATGGCGGGAAAACTCATCAAGGAGATTTTCTTATCCCTGCTTATTTTGAACAAGAAGCAAAAGCAGGTCATCTAACTCCTATTGATGATGTTTGGAATGAGTTTCCTAATATGAACCAGAATGAAGTACGGGGTGTATTGGCTCGTTGCGGTTTGAAGAATGAGCATATTTCCAGACCGTTAAATAAATTAAGTGGTGGAGAACAAGCTAAAGTACGTTTATGTAAATTATTAATGAGAGAAAGCAATTGGATTGCTTTTGATGAGCCAACGAACCATCTGGATGTCGTTGCTAAGGAAGAATTGAAACGTGCTTTAAAGGAATATCAAGGAACGATCGTGCTTGTTTGTCATGAACCTGAATTTTATGAAGATTGGGTTACGAAGGTTTGGAATGTGGAGGAATGGGCGCAAAATTCTTCTCTTAAAATATAATTCATCTTATATATGTAGTTACAAAATTTAATGAGTCTTTTCATATGAAAATTTAGAAGGTAGGGTAATAACAATGATTTCAGCAAATAATATATCTCTTCGATATGGTAAACGAGCTTTATTTGAAGATGTGAACATAAAGTTTACTCCAGGAAATTGTTATGGTTTGATTGGTGCTAATGGAGCTGGAAAGTCTACTTTTTTAAAGATTTTATCAGGGGAACTTGAAGCTAATAAAGGTACAATCAATATTACTCCAGGAGAAAGACTTGCTGTTTTAAAACAGAACCATTATGAATATGACGAGTATGAAGTGTTAAAAACCGTTATTATGGGTCATAGTAAACTTTATAATATCATGGTGGAGAAAGATGCTATTTATGCGAAGCCTGATTTTTCAGATGAAGATGGCATGCGTGCAGCAGAACTTGAAGGAGAGTTTGCAGAATTGGATGGTTGGCAAGCTGAAGCCGATGCAGGTGAATTATTGATAGGGCTAGGTATTTCTAAAGATCTTCATGATCTAAAAATGTCAGAACTAAGCGGAAACGATAAAGTCCGTGTCTTACTAGCGCAAGCTTTGTTTGGTAATCCCAACATTTTATTATTGGATGAGCCAACTAACCATTTAAATTTAGAGTCCATTCAATGGCTAGAAAATTTTTTAGCGAAGTTTGATGGTACAGTTATTGTTGTTTCCCATGATCGCCACTTTTTAAATCAAGTGTGTACACACATCGCAGATATTGATTTTGGGAAAATAGAGTTATATGTTGGTAATTATGATTTTTGGTATGAATCAAGCCAATTAGCTTTAAAACTAATGCAGGAGAAAAATAAAAAGACAGAAGAAAAACGAAAAGAACTAGAAGCATTTATTGCTCGATTTAGTGCCAACGCTTCAAAATCTAAACAAGCAACATCCCGTAGCAAGCAATTAGAAAAATTAAAACTAGAAGATATTAAACCATCGAATCGAAAATATCCATTCATCAACTTTAAATCTGAAAGAGAAGCTGGCAAACAGTTATTATTTATCGAAGACCTAACAGTTTCTCAGGAAAGTGATTTGATATTAAATAAAATGAACCTTGTTGTAAATAAAGGGGATAAAATCGCTTTTGTAGGACCCAATGGAATACCAAAAACAACATTATTTAAAACATTAATGGGTGAAATTGAACCAACTGACGGTTCTTATACTTGGGGAGTTACTACTTCTCAAGCCTATTTTCCAAAAGATAACTCGGAATATTTTGATGTAGATTTAAATTTAGTGGATTGGCTACGCCAATATTCCAAGGATCAAGATGAATCATTTATTCGCGGGTTTTTAGGAAGAATGTTATTCTCTGGTGAAGAAGCATTGAAAAAATGCAATGTTCTTTCTGGGGGAGAGAAGGTACGTTGCATGTTATCTAAGATGATGCTTAGTGCAGCAAATGTTTTAATATTAGATGAACCTACCAATCATCTTGACTTAGAATCCATTACAGCCCTGAATAATGGTCTTGTTCAATTTGATGGTACTATGTTGTTTGTATCACATGACCATCAATTTATTCAAACTATAGCAAATCGTATTGTAGAAATTACACCTAATGGGTTAATAGATAAACAAATGAGTTATGATGAGTATTTGGAAAGCTCTGAAGTTCAAGGTTTACGTGAAAAGATGTACAGCGTAACAACAGGTTAATCTGTACTTTATAACAAACTCTTTAAGGTAAGGTGTTTAGAAGAAAGTATGACTTCTAAACACCTTTTTTAAAGGATAGGAGCCGTATAAAATTTGTTATACATACTTTCTTCTCAAAAAAACAACTGCTAATGAGTATTCGGCTACATCTTCGAGAGACTCCGATAGCAGTTTTTGTTATAGGGAATAGCGGTATTTCATGGTCTTATTCTATGCTTTTTGGAACTCCATAACAAAATAACGGTAATTTGTGGTCTTAAATTATGGATTTTTAATGAAATGATATAAAATGTTATGAAAAATGATCGAATAAGACCACCAGATACCGTTAATTATTTATTTTGAGTAAAATTATAAAAATAAGACCAAAAAACTCCCTTATTTTAGTGTAGATCTACTTTTATTAAGCTAACCAGCAAGTAATCAGAAAAATCGAAGATTGCATTGAGAAAGTTTTACTTCTTAAAACTCCCTTTACTCCTCTAAAGTTTTTTTCTTTAATCAACTACAATCCACATTTAAATATGATATAATTCGTCTATAATAATTGATTTAATTTAAGAAATCGTATATGGATTTTTATCCTCTTTTACAATTCCGACAATTTTGATAGACTATGTAAAAATGACAATGGATGATATTTGATGATTTATACATCAAACGCACATATATTGAAGCGGAGTGGAGCAAAATGAGCAAAATATCAATACAAGAACAATTAAAAAGGAAAATACTTATATTAGATGGTGCCATGGGTACAATGATTCAACAAGCAGATTTAAAACCAGAAGATTTTGGGGGAGAAGATTTGGACGGTTGTAATGAGATGCTTGTATTAACTCGTCCTGAACTGATCTCTAAGATCCATGGGAAATACTTGGAAGCCGGATCAGATATTATTGAAACGAATACTTTTGGTTCAACTAGTGTTGTTTTAGCAGAGTATGATCTTCAAGACCGAGCTAGAGAATTGAGTCTAGAAGCAGCAAAACTTGCAGTTGAAGCAGTTAATAAATACTCAACTGATGAATGGCCAAGGTATGCAGCTGGAGCGATGGGTCCTACTACAAAAACATTATCAGTTACTGGTGGGGTCACGTTTGACGAGTTAGAAAAGAGTTACCATGAACAAGCATTAGCACTTATAGAAGGCGGAGTAGATGTTTTATTACTTGAAACATCCCAGGATACTTTAAATGTGAAAGCGGCTAGTATCGGGATTCAGCGTGCATTTGAAAAACTAGATAAAAAAATTCCTGTCATGATATCAGGAACAATTGAACCGATGGGAACAACATTAGCAGGTCAAAATATAGAATCATTTTATATATCCTTGGAGCATCTTGAACCTGTATCCATTGGATTAAATTGCGCTACAGGCCCTGAATTTATGAGAGATCACATTCGAAGTCTTTCGGAGATCGCAGATACAGCGATTAGTTGTTATCCTAATGCAGGATTACCGGATGAAGATGGCCATTATCACGAATCACCTGAATCTTTGGCAAAAAAAATGGCGGGTTTCGCTGAAAAAGGTTGGTTAAATATTGCTGGGGGATGTTGTGGAACTACACCAGAACACATTCGAGCTTTATCAGAAACGATGAAGTCATTTACACCTCGCCCTCAAACAGGTGAGCATTTAGCTGCGGTGTCCGGTATTGAAACTGTTTATATTGATACAGATAATAGGCCATATATGGTTGGAGAAAGAACGAACGTACTGGGCTCTAGAAAATTTAAAAGATTAATAGCAGAAGGCAAATTTGAGGAAGCTTCTGAAATTGCCAGAGCGCAGGTTAAAGGTGGAGCACATGTTTTAGATATTTGTTTGCAAGATCCTGACCGAGACGAAGTTAATGACATGGAAAAGTTTCTACAATACGTTGTGAAAAAAGTGAAAGTTCCATTAGTTATTGATACAACAAGTGCAGATGTTATTGAACTCTCTTTGAAGTACTCTCAAGGAAAAGCTATCATCAATTCTATTAACCTCGAAGATGGGGAAGAAAAGTTTGAAAATATTGTCCCGCTAATACATCGATATGGTGCAGCAGTAGTTGTAGGAACAATTGATGAAAACGGACAGGCGATTACTAGGGAAGGGAAGCTGGAGGTTGCAAAAAGATCATATGATTTATTGGTGAATAAGTATGGACTTAACCCTGAGGATATTATATTTGACCCTTTGGTCTTTCCAGTAGGTACAGGGGATGAACAATATATAGGTTCTGCAAAAGAAACGGTTGAAGGAATTCGACTTATAAAAGAAGCGATGCCTAAATGCCATACAATTTTAGGGTTAAGCAACGTATCTTTTGGCTTGCCTCCTGCGGGGCGAGAGGTACTTAATGCGGTGTATTTATATCATTGTACGAAAGCTGGATTAGATTATGCAATTGTGAATACTGAAAAATTAGAACGATTTGCTTCTATACCTGAAGATGAACGACGTTTGGCTGAAGCTTTAATCTTTGAAACAAATGATGATACTTTAGCTGAGTTTGTTGCATTTTATCGTGAAAAGAAAGTAGAGAAAAAAGAAAAAATATCTAACTTAACCTTAGAAGAACGTTTAGCTTCCTATATTATTGAGGGAACTAAAGAAGGATTATTTGTTGATTTAGATGAAGCTTTGGAAAAGTATCAGCCTTTAGAAATCATCAATGGACCACTAATGGATGGTATGGCAGAGGTGGGACGTTTATTTAACAATAATGAGTTGATTGTAGCGGAAGTTTTGCAAAGTGCAGAAGCAATGAAGGCATCTGTAGGTTACTTAGAACCTCATATGGAAACAACGGAATCCTCTGTAAAGGCGAAAATTATATTAGCCACTGTAAAAGGTGATGTTCATGATATAGGTAAAAATCTAGTTGAAATTATTTTGTCCAATAATGGATATAAAATAGTGAACTTAGGAATAAAGGTTCCACCAGAACAATTGATTGAAGCTTATAAAAAAGAAAAACCTGATGCAATTGGTCTTTCTGGCTTGTTAGTTAAATCAGCACAGCAGATGGTAGTTACTGCACAAGATTTAAAAAATGCAGGAATTGATGTGCCAATCCTTGTAGGTGGAGCGGCACTGAGTCGTAAATTTACGAAAAATAGAATTGGAGCAGAATATGATGGTTTAGTTTTATATGCCAAAGATGCCATGAATGGATTAGATTTAGCAAATCAAATCAGTAATCCAGAACAACGTGAGCTCTTAATCCAAAAAATGCGTGAGTTGAAAGATTCAGATGTCATGGATTCAAGAAAAAATAAAGATATGCCTAAACTAACCAGAGCTGTTCACTCTAATATTTCACAGGATGTTCCTGTATTTACACCTCCTGACACTGAAAGACATGTCTTGAGAAACTATCCACTTGATCATTTAATTCCATATGTGAATATGCAGATGTTATTAGGACACCATTTAGGTCTACGTGGAAAAGTAGATCAATTGATTGAAGCTCATGATTCTAAAGCTTTAGAGTTAAAAGAAGTTGTAGATCAAATTTATAAAGAAGCAATTTATGAAAATAAGATTGAAACACATGGGATGTATCAATTTTTCCCTGCCCAATCTAAAGGAAATGATATTCTGATATACGATCCGAATGATCATACAAAAGTATTGAAAACTTTTTCATTTCCACGCCAGCAGGTAGAACCTTATTTATGTTTAGCTGATTTTCTAAAGTCAGTAGATAGTGGTTATATGGATTACGTGGGTTTTTTAGTAGTAACAGCAGGAAAAGGAATTCGAGAATTAGCAGAGAAGTTGAAAAATCAAGGTGACTATCTTCGTTCACATGCCATCCAAGCCGTTGCATTAGAAACTGCTGAAGCATTTGCAGAACGTATACATCATATGATGAGAGATGTATGGGGATTCCCAGATGCACCTGATATGACGATGAAAAAGAGGCACGGTGCTAGATATCAAGGGATACGGGTATCATTTGGATATCCAGCATGTCCAGACCTTGAAGATCAAATACCTTTATTTGAATTAATGAATCCAGAGGAAATAGGGGTGGAATTAACGGATGGTTGTATGATGGAACCAGAAGCTTCTGTATCTGCGATGGTTTTTGCACATCCTGAAGCAAAATATTTTAGCGTAGATAAAGGGTGAATATACATCAGGATAAAAACTCCTAGGTTGAGCAACAATAGATTAGACTTTGAATATGAGTTGAATTTGATTTTGAAAGAGTGTATGGGGGGAAATTAATATTGGAACTGGAATTTTTAGGAACAGTTGCTGGAATGCCTGTTCGTGAACGAAATGTTACCTCCATTTGTTTAAAATTGTTACAAGAGAGAGGGACTGTATGGCTATTTGACTGTGGTGAAGGAACACAACATCAAATTCTTAAATCCTCTATAAAACTAAGTAAATTAGAAAAGATATTTATTACCCATTTACATGGTGATCATATTTATGGTTTACCTGGTATACTAACAAGTCGTGCTTATTCTGGTGGTAAATCTCCTCTAACACTATATGGACCAAAAGGTATTAAAGATGTGGTGAATACGACCTTAATGATGAGCCAAGCCCATTTAGAGTATGATTTACATATAGAGGAGATCCCTGAAAATTTAAACGAAGGTATTTTATTTGAAGATCAACAATTCTTAGTAGAAATAGCCAAGCTAGAGCATCGTATTAATAGCTATGGATATCGAATTACAGAAAAGGATCAGCCTGGTCCCTTACTATCAAAAAAATTGAAAGAGAGTGGGGTTCCACCTGGTCCCTTATTTTCTAAAATTAAAAAAGGAAAAGACATTATTTTAGAAAATGGGGAGAAGTTAATTGCTGCAAATTACGTTGGTCCAGCTTTAAAAGGAAGAATTGTTGTGATCATGGGAGATACAAGAATTTGTGAAAACTCACCTAAACTGTCTATAGATGCTGATGTTTTAGTACATGAATCTACCTTTACAGAAGAATTACATGATCTTGCATATAAGTATTATCATACTACTTCTTTACAAGCTGCTAAGTTAGCTGAGGAATGTAACGTAAACGAGTTGATATTAACACATTTTAGTTCAAGGTATCAAGGTGAAAGTTTAGATCAATTGTTACAAGAAGCAAGGGAAATACATGAAAATACACACATAGCCCATGATTTTTGGGTATTTCCTATAAAGCGAAAAAATAAATAATTAATTTTATCAGTAAAAAATGAAAGGAAAACGCATCATAACTTTAATCATACTGCTTATTTAAATGTGAACATTATGGGTAAGGTAGTTTGATAAATGAAACAAGAGTCCAAATTTAATGGACTCTTATTTCATTTATCTTATGAATTTCTTTGCTGTTCTGCATGAGCTTCATCTTTTATTTCTTCACGAAGCCCCTGAATGCTCTGTTTTCTACGTTCATTTTTTGATTCTATGGCTTGTTGTTCGTTGTTACCAATCTCATCACCGAATTCTTCTAAATAATCTTCAGATTCTCTAAGGTTTCCAATCGTGTTCTGCACTGCTTCCTGTAACTTTTCTACGTTATCATCTCTATTGTCAGGTTTAGCTTTCATAAATGCCTCCTTGGTTAAAACTTTAATAACATTAATAAGATGTCTTGATCATGAAAATTTTATACAAGGTAGCATGAAAAACAAGCCAACAATATTAATTACGGCCATCTAGATTACAAAACTATAAGTAATTTACAGTATAAGACTTTATGTAATGAAATCAATATAGTTCATCTCAATTTGCATAGATTGTACTTAGAGTGAATATAATTGTGGTGGGGATGTATGTTAAAAAAAGGAGTTAATTAAAGTGAAATGACAAATATAGTAGAATATTTGAAACGAAAACTTGTTTCACTTCAATGTTTTATTGGTGTAGAAATGACAGATGAGTATATTAAATTAGTAGAAATAAAAATGGATAAAAACAATTCTTTTATAATTCATCAATATAAAATGGAGCCAATTCAGACTAATTTGATTAAAGATGGATTCATACTTAACACAAATGAAGTGATTAACAAATTAAATGACATGTTAAAACAACTTACTTTATATACAAATCAGGTTCATTTTATGCTGCCAAGTCATTTGGTTCATCTACACTTTTTAACAGTTCCTCATCATGAGAAAGAAAAGATTCTCAAATGGATACAAACCGAACTTGAGAATGAGAGAATCGAATTACCTTTTAAAAACCCTCATTTTGATATGATTAAATTATCTACTGACACCACTGGTAAAACAAACATAATGCTACTCACTGCCCCACAGGATGAAATAGAGACTTATGTTAACGTGTTTAATGCTGTAAATTTAAAACCAATAAGTTTAGAAATTAAAGCTTTTTCACTTTTTCGCCTCATACATGCGCTAGAACTCATTGACATCATGTGTTCTTTTATCGTCATTGAAATAAATAAGTTTTCTGCAGAA
The window above is part of the Chengkuizengella sp. SCS-71B genome. Proteins encoded here:
- the metH gene encoding methionine synthase, whose protein sequence is MSKISIQEQLKRKILILDGAMGTMIQQADLKPEDFGGEDLDGCNEMLVLTRPELISKIHGKYLEAGSDIIETNTFGSTSVVLAEYDLQDRARELSLEAAKLAVEAVNKYSTDEWPRYAAGAMGPTTKTLSVTGGVTFDELEKSYHEQALALIEGGVDVLLLETSQDTLNVKAASIGIQRAFEKLDKKIPVMISGTIEPMGTTLAGQNIESFYISLEHLEPVSIGLNCATGPEFMRDHIRSLSEIADTAISCYPNAGLPDEDGHYHESPESLAKKMAGFAEKGWLNIAGGCCGTTPEHIRALSETMKSFTPRPQTGEHLAAVSGIETVYIDTDNRPYMVGERTNVLGSRKFKRLIAEGKFEEASEIARAQVKGGAHVLDICLQDPDRDEVNDMEKFLQYVVKKVKVPLVIDTTSADVIELSLKYSQGKAIINSINLEDGEEKFENIVPLIHRYGAAVVVGTIDENGQAITREGKLEVAKRSYDLLVNKYGLNPEDIIFDPLVFPVGTGDEQYIGSAKETVEGIRLIKEAMPKCHTILGLSNVSFGLPPAGREVLNAVYLYHCTKAGLDYAIVNTEKLERFASIPEDERRLAEALIFETNDDTLAEFVAFYREKKVEKKEKISNLTLEERLASYIIEGTKEGLFVDLDEALEKYQPLEIINGPLMDGMAEVGRLFNNNELIVAEVLQSAEAMKASVGYLEPHMETTESSVKAKIILATVKGDVHDIGKNLVEIILSNNGYKIVNLGIKVPPEQLIEAYKKEKPDAIGLSGLLVKSAQQMVVTAQDLKNAGIDVPILVGGAALSRKFTKNRIGAEYDGLVLYAKDAMNGLDLANQISNPEQRELLIQKMRELKDSDVMDSRKNKDMPKLTRAVHSNISQDVPVFTPPDTERHVLRNYPLDHLIPYVNMQMLLGHHLGLRGKVDQLIEAHDSKALELKEVVDQIYKEAIYENKIETHGMYQFFPAQSKGNDILIYDPNDHTKVLKTFSFPRQQVEPYLCLADFLKSVDSGYMDYVGFLVVTAGKGIRELAEKLKNQGDYLRSHAIQAVALETAEAFAERIHHMMRDVWGFPDAPDMTMKKRHGARYQGIRVSFGYPACPDLEDQIPLFELMNPEEIGVELTDGCMMEPEASVSAMVFAHPEAKYFSVDKG
- the rnz gene encoding ribonuclease Z, which produces MELEFLGTVAGMPVRERNVTSICLKLLQERGTVWLFDCGEGTQHQILKSSIKLSKLEKIFITHLHGDHIYGLPGILTSRAYSGGKSPLTLYGPKGIKDVVNTTLMMSQAHLEYDLHIEEIPENLNEGILFEDQQFLVEIAKLEHRINSYGYRITEKDQPGPLLSKKLKESGVPPGPLFSKIKKGKDIILENGEKLIAANYVGPALKGRIVVIMGDTRICENSPKLSIDADVLVHESTFTEELHDLAYKYYHTTSLQAAKLAEECNVNELILTHFSSRYQGESLDQLLQEAREIHENTHIAHDFWVFPIKRKNK
- the tlp gene encoding small acid-soluble spore protein Tlp translates to MKAKPDNRDDNVEKLQEAVQNTIGNLRESEDYLEEFGDEIGNNEQQAIESKNERRKQSIQGLREEIKDEAHAEQQRNS
- the pilM gene encoding type IV pilus biogenesis protein PilM — translated: MTNIVEYLKRKLVSLQCFIGVEMTDEYIKLVEIKMDKNNSFIIHQYKMEPIQTNLIKDGFILNTNEVINKLNDMLKQLTLYTNQVHFMLPSHLVHLHFLTVPHHEKEKILKWIQTELENERIELPFKNPHFDMIKLSTDTTGKTNIMLLTAPQDEIETYVNVFNAVNLKPISLEIKAFSLFRLIHALELIDIMCSFIVIEINKFSAEISVFQSGILQTIRSIPVMRSPEKYRSVKTAAQKAVSFKIVKKNEGDLSSYLTLEVKKFINYYHYYDNNKNKEDFQCLILLGDISELHQIGYEFNRAFPFEVRILNADERISNDKNNNLLPFFAVPLGLALRGRH